One window of the Nicotiana tabacum cultivar K326 chromosome 4, ASM71507v2, whole genome shotgun sequence genome contains the following:
- the LOC107805744 gene encoding histone-lysine N-methyltransferase, H3 lysine-9 specific SUVH5: MLGERLHQSIGNEYPRSPSTFKRLKVDTTRKFPENCGLFVGQTKGSRIQCYADAEIYQEFPSTSKGVKVEDTWNFTEIRGVHVPQTNGSGTQCPADAEIKSSSGIAMNVIESAKPLRVFVPNTLSGKPANEVRESLNVIESAKPLRVFVPNTLNGKPANKVREALKIFDDLYSKLLREDKAEKREGQSKRNIIIEAAVSLKNQNKWVNCEWTFGHVPGVEIGDQFRFRAELVMIGLHRQYFKGIDYVNINGKDVATAIVDSGRYDNEAISSQTFIYVGQGGNPKVSASKVEDQKLEGSNLALKNSMDLGYPVRVIRSRQRVKDQKSDIRYIYEGLYTVTKCLQERGSTGKFIFKFELKRNSAQSKLTCELVSRPANLGKVNHFRQNVNKATKSVMQFVQREIVVDCDISQGKEKILIPAVNAINDERPPPFTYITSMQYPDWYCISMPQGCSCTSGCSDSEQCSCASRNGGEIPFNTRGSIIRAKPLVYECGPSCKCPPSCKNRVSQHGPRYHLEVFKTESRGWGLRSRDYVSSGSFMCEYVGELLDEKEAERRIDHDEYLFDVGNYDEETPKRNKKFAVESNSFQRKDEDGFTLDAARYGNVGRFINHSCSPNLYAQNVMYDHGDRRVPHIMFFASKSIAPLEELTYDYNYQIDQVYDANGNLKKKNCRCGSRKCLGRMY, translated from the coding sequence ATGCTTGGGGAGAGATTACATCAGAGCATAGGCAATGAGTATCCTAGATCTCCGTCCACATTTAAGCGCCTAAAAGTTGATACAACCCGTAAGTTCCCTGAAAATTGTGGTCTATTTGTTGGCCAAACGAAAGGAAGCAGAATTCAGTGTTACGCTGATGCTGAGATCTACCAGGAATTTCCATCCACTTCTAAGGGTGTAAAAGTTGAGGACACATGGAATTTTACTGAAATTCGTGGCGTGCATGTTCCTCAAACGAATGGAAGCGGTACTCAATGTCCTGCTGATGCTGAGATCAAAAGTAGTTCTGGAATTGCTATGAATGTGATTGAGTCAGCCAAGCCTTTAAGAGTTTTTGTGCCAAATACTTTGAGCGGCAAGCCTGCAAACGAAGTTAGAGAGTCCCTGAATGTGATTGAGTCAGCCAAGCCTTTAAGAGTTTTTGTGCCAAATACTTTGAATGGCAAGCCTGCAAACAAAGTTAGAGAGGCCCTGAAAATTTTTGACGACCTATACTCTAAACTTTTGCGAGAAGATAAAGCAGAGAAACGTGAAGGACAGTCTAAAAGAAATATCATTATAGAGGCAGCAGTGAGTTTGAAGAATCAGAATAAGTGGGTGAATTGTGAGTGGACCTTTGGACATGTTCCTGGAGTTGAAATTGGGGATCAATTCCGGTTTAGGGCAGAACTTGTTATGATCGGACTACATCGCCAATATTTTAAGGGCATCGATTATGTGAATATTAACGGAAAAGATGTTGCAACTGCCATTGTTGATTCTGGTCGGTATGATAATGAGGCCATATCTTCTCAAACATTCATTTATGTAGGTCAAGGTGGGAATCCAAAAGTTTCTGCTTCGAAAGTAGAAGATCAAAAGCTTGAAGGGAGTAATCTTGCCTTGAAGAACTCCATGGACTTGGGATATCCGGTGAGGGTTATTCGTAGTCGACAAAGAGTGAAGGATCAAAAGAGTGATATAAGATACATTTACGAAGGGCTTTACACTGTGACAAAGTGTTTGCAAGAAAGAGGTTCAACTggaaaatttattttcaagttCGAACTGAAAAGAAATTCTGCCCAATCAAAACTTACTTGTGAACTAGTGTCACGGCCAGCAAATTTAGGCAAGGTAAATCACTTTCGTCAAAATGTTAATAAGGCAACAAAATCAGTTATGCAGTTTGTGCAGCGGGAGATTGTTGTGGACTGTGATATCtcgcaaggaaaggagaagatacTGATCCCTGCTGTCAATGCAATCAATGATGAGAGACCCCCACCGTTCACTTACATTACCAGCATGCAGTATCCAGATTGGTATTGCATCTCTATGCCTCAAGGTTGCAGCTGCACAAGTGGATGCTCGGATTCTGAGCAATGCTCTTGTGCTTCTAGGAATGGAGGTGAGATTCCATTCAACACAAGAGGCTCTATTATTAGAGCAAAGCCTCTTGTTTACGAGTGTGGTCCGTCTTGCAAATGCCCTCCTTCTTGCAAAAATAGAGTTAGCCAACATGGTCCACGGTACCACTTGGAGGTTTTCAAGACCGAATCAAGAGGATGGGGTTTGAGGTCGAGGGACTATGTATCATCTGGAAGTTTTATGTGTGAATATGTTGGGGAGTTACTTGATGAAAAGGAAGCCGAAAGGAGAATAGATCATGATGAGTACTTGTTTGATGTTGGCAACTATGATGAAGAAACCCCCAAAAGGAATAAAAAGTTCGCAGTTGAGTCAAATTCTTTTCAGAGGAAGGATGAAGATGGCTTTACCCTTGATGCAGCACGATATGGGAACGTTGGAAGATTTATCAACCACAGCTGCTCTCCAAACCTTTATGCTCAAAATGTCATGTATGACCATGGTGATAGGAGAGTACCTCACATAATGTTTTTCGCTTCCAAGAGTATTGCTCCATTAGAAGAGCTTACTTATGACTACAACTACCAGATTGATCAGGTTTATGATGCAAATGGTAATCTGAAGAAAAAGAATTGTAGATGTGGTTCGCGTAAGTGCTTGGGAAGAATGTACTAA